DNA from Acidimicrobiales bacterium:
GCCGCGCCGGCGCCGCCGGGCCTCGGACTGGCGCTGGCCGGCCACCCGGCGGGCCCGCCGCTCGGCCAGCTCCGCCGCCTGGTGGGCGCGCATCCGCGCCAGGCGGTCCTCGGGCAGCCGGCTGACGATCACCGTCACGTGGCAGGTGCGCTTGCGGATGCGCGTGGCCCGGCCCCGGGCCCGGGGCCGCCAGCGCTTGATGGTGGCGCCCTCGTCGGCGTAGCAGGTCGACACGTAGAGCTCTTCGGGGTCCATCTCGTCGTTGTGCTGGGCGTTGGCCACGGCCGACGCCAGCAGCTTGGCGACGGGGATGGCGGCGTCGCGGTCGCAGAAGCGCAGGATCTCGGCGGCGCGCTCGACGTCGCGGCCCCGGATCAGGTCGAGAACCTCACGCACCTTGTACGCCGACATCCGGCTGTAGCGGAGGACGGCGCGGGTGCCCTCGATCTCGTTGGTCTTGAGGCCCGGCATCAGCGCCTCCCGGCCCGTTCCTGGCCGGCGTGGTAGCGGAACGTGCGGGTGGGCGCGAATTCCCCGAGCTTGTGGCCCACCATCGACTCGGTGATGTACACCGGCACATGCTTGCGCCCGTCGTGCACGGCGATGGTGTGACCCACCATGTCGGGGATGATCGTGGACCGGCGGGACCAGGTCTTGATCACGCGCTTCTCGTTGCGGGAGTTGAGATCGTCGACCTTCTTGAGCAGGTGGTCGTCGACGAAGGGACCCTTCTTCAGGCTGCGGGGCATCGCGTCTCCTTCGCCTACTGCCGCCGGGCACCGCGGGTGCGGCGGCGGCGGACGATCAGCTTGTCGGACTCCTTGTGACGGGCCCGGGTCCGGCCCTCCGGCTTGCCCCACGGGCTGACCGGATGCCGGCCGCCCGAGCTCTTGCCCTCGCCGCCGCCCAGCGGATGGTCGACCGGGTTCATGGCCACGCCGCGGGTCTGGGGCCGGACGCCCTTCCACCGGTTGCGACCGGCCTTGCCCAGCGAGACCAGGCTGGCCTCGGCGTTGCCGACCTCACCGACGGTGGCCCGGCAGTCGATCGAGACCCGGCGCATCTCGGTGGAGGGCAGGCGCAGGGTGGCGAAGACACCCTCCTTGGCGACCAACTGCACGCTCATCCCGGCCCCCCGGGCGATCTTGCCCCCGGCGCCGGGCTTGAGCTCCACGTTGTGCACGGTCGACCCGACCGGGATGTACCGCAGCGGCAATGCGTTACCGGGCCGGATGTCGGCCCCCTGGCCGCTCTGCAGCACGTCCCCCACCCCGACCCGGGCGGGGGCCAGGATGTAGCGCTTCTCCCCGTCGTAGTAGTGGAGCAGGGCTATGCGGGCGTTGCGGTTGGGGTCGTACTCGATCGACGCCACCTTGGCGGGCACGCCGTCCTTGTCGCGCTTGAAGTCGACGATGCGGTAGCGCTGCTTGTGGCCGCCGCCGCGGTGGCGGGCCGTCTTGCGGCCGTAGCTGTTGCGGCCGCCCGTGGACGGCTTGGGCTCGACCAGGCTCCGCTCAGGGCGCGCCCGGGTGATCTCGGAGAAGTCCGAGACGGTCTGGAAACGGCGACCGGGGCTGGTTGGCTTGCGCTTGCGAAGGGGCATGGCTCTGGATCCGTCAGCTCTCGAACAGCTCGATGCGGTCGTCTCCGACCAGGGTCACGATGGCGCGCTTGGTGTCGGCGCGCTTGCCGAAGGTGGATTGGCGCCGGTTCCGCTTGCGCTTCCCCTTGCGGTTGAGGGTGTTGACCTTGCCGACCCGGACGCCGAAGACGGTCTCCACCGCCTGGCGGACCTGGGTGCGGTTGGCGTCGGGATGGACCTCGAACACGTACACGCCGCGGTCCAGAAGCGCGTACGACTTCTCGGACACG
Protein-coding regions in this window:
- the rpsS gene encoding 30S ribosomal protein S19; its protein translation is MPRSLKKGPFVDDHLLKKVDDLNSRNEKRVIKTWSRRSTIIPDMVGHTIAVHDGRKHVPVYITESMVGHKLGEFAPTRTFRYHAGQERAGRR
- the rplB gene encoding 50S ribosomal protein L2 produces the protein MPLRKRKPTSPGRRFQTVSDFSEITRARPERSLVEPKPSTGGRNSYGRKTARHRGGGHKQRYRIVDFKRDKDGVPAKVASIEYDPNRNARIALLHYYDGEKRYILAPARVGVGDVLQSGQGADIRPGNALPLRYIPVGSTVHNVELKPGAGGKIARGAGMSVQLVAKEGVFATLRLPSTEMRRVSIDCRATVGEVGNAEASLVSLGKAGRNRWKGVRPQTRGVAMNPVDHPLGGGEGKSSGGRHPVSPWGKPEGRTRARHKESDKLIVRRRRTRGARRQ
- the rplW gene encoding 50S ribosomal protein L23, yielding MADPRDVILRPVVSEKSYALLDRGVYVFEVHPDANRTQVRQAVETVFGVRVGKVNTLNRKGKRKRNRRQSTFGKRADTKRAIVTLVGDDRIELFES